Proteins from a genomic interval of Actinoalloteichus hymeniacidonis:
- a CDS encoding helix-turn-helix domain-containing protein, whose product MDNDDALAGVLNTIGPRLRSLRRSRGITLAELSESTGISTSTLSRLESGQRRPTLELLLLLARAHRTTLDELAHFAKIEDPRVRPKPRIRNGVTLLPLTGRPAGVHAYKMIFPAGQPAGEPEQLVHEGYEWSYILSGKLRLLLGDHDILLTPGEVVEFDTRLPHWFGNPGPGPCEVLSIFSPQGERLHIRARSDPH is encoded by the coding sequence ATGGACAACGACGACGCACTCGCGGGTGTCCTCAACACCATCGGGCCCCGACTGCGCAGCCTTCGCCGCAGCCGAGGCATCACGCTGGCCGAGCTCTCCGAGAGCACCGGGATCTCCACCAGCACCCTGTCCCGCCTCGAATCCGGACAACGACGCCCCACCCTGGAACTGCTGCTACTGCTCGCCAGAGCCCACCGCACGACACTGGACGAGCTGGCGCACTTCGCCAAGATCGAAGACCCCCGAGTGCGGCCAAAACCCCGAATCCGCAACGGCGTCACCCTCCTCCCACTCACCGGAAGACCCGCCGGAGTCCACGCATACAAAATGATCTTCCCGGCGGGCCAACCCGCAGGCGAACCCGAACAACTCGTCCACGAGGGCTACGAATGGTCCTACATCCTGTCCGGGAAACTGCGCCTACTCCTCGGCGACCACGACATCCTGCTGACCCCCGGAGAGGTCGTCGAGTTCGACACCCGCCTCCCACACTGGTTCGGCAACCCCGGGCCCGGCCCCTGCGAAGTGCTCAGCATCTTCTCCCCGCAAGGAGAACGACTCCACATCCGCGCCCGATCAGACCCGCACTGA
- a CDS encoding tyrosine-type recombinase/integrase has protein sequence MRLLEAQDAFFLARRSRKDSPHTTAAYRRDLAGITSLLVGELQRAAGEIALGEVTSGSLRAAFGAFADSHAKSSVLRAWSTWNQFLTFCVAEALVAGNPMAAVARPRTPALTPKPLRGEQTPEELLTATAAGASRARDPWPERDVLVLALGLITGLRSAEMRELTLGSLVGRPGERRLHVRGKGSRERSIPIEAPMEKIVENYLVSCRTRFPRRARGTSAPLLLDRRGDAIGRGALEYLVQSCYRSSGVHDRVPAGASLHALRHTFATRLAEDGANASEIMALLGHASLATSQNYIEATGREQRSAAAVNRTYQALARLTEQD, from the coding sequence ATGCGGTTGCTCGAAGCCCAGGACGCCTTCTTCCTTGCTCGGCGATCCCGAAAAGACTCCCCCCATACGACTGCGGCGTACCGACGAGACCTCGCTGGAATCACGTCTTTGCTGGTGGGAGAGCTGCAGCGAGCGGCGGGCGAGATCGCACTCGGCGAGGTCACCTCCGGTTCGCTGCGGGCCGCCTTCGGCGCGTTCGCGGATTCCCACGCGAAGAGTTCGGTGTTGCGGGCCTGGTCGACCTGGAATCAGTTTCTGACGTTCTGTGTCGCCGAGGCGTTGGTGGCGGGCAACCCGATGGCTGCGGTGGCTCGGCCCCGGACGCCGGCGCTGACGCCCAAGCCGCTGCGGGGCGAGCAGACTCCCGAGGAGCTGCTCACGGCGACCGCGGCAGGCGCGAGTCGAGCCCGTGATCCCTGGCCGGAGCGAGACGTGCTGGTCCTGGCATTGGGCCTGATCACCGGTCTGCGGTCGGCGGAGATGCGGGAGCTGACCCTGGGATCGTTGGTCGGCAGACCGGGAGAGCGGCGGCTTCACGTGCGGGGAAAGGGCAGCCGTGAACGGTCGATTCCCATCGAGGCGCCGATGGAAAAGATCGTGGAGAACTATCTGGTCTCCTGTCGTACCCGGTTTCCGCGTCGAGCCCGTGGTACCTCGGCGCCTTTGCTGCTGGACCGGCGCGGCGACGCGATCGGTCGTGGTGCGCTCGAATACCTGGTGCAGTCGTGTTACCGCTCATCAGGTGTCCACGACCGAGTGCCGGCGGGGGCGAGTCTGCACGCACTGCGACACACCTTCGCCACCCGGCTGGCCGAGGACGGGGCCAACGCCTCCGAAATCATGGCGTTGTTGGGACATGCGAGTCTGGCGACCAGCCAGAACTACATCGAGGCGACCGGCCGTGAGCAACGGTCTGCGGCGGCCGTGAACCGGACGTATCAGGCGTTGGCGCGGCTGACCGAACAGGATTGA
- a CDS encoding ABC transporter ATP-binding protein — protein sequence MTTGPRTPDDPTRLPIADAPATRRAIWNLLAHDRRAMAVVITLTGLAAAAGLATPRLVGAIVDRIEAGTDTTTLDLLGVALLGFAIAQFLLNRFARYAAHRFGERILARLREQFVQRTLALPTDVVEKAGPGDLLTRSSADVDTVGATLRDVGPGVVLAVAQILFVLAAIALLDPLLGLCVFAATPALLLIMRWYLRRARTAYLAEGAANSTMAEALAATADGAATVESFRLQNQRIDEGNRQVATVYNARKRTLFLRSVLFPVMDFSYGIPLAVVLLIGGLRHVEGAIGLGTVIAASLYVLQLSDPLDELLEHMEFLQRSTAALARIEGVGAVTESPRPHRTAAPTDDSIDVVAVRHAYRDDHDVLHDVDLTVRPGERLALVGPSGAGKSTLGRLLAGIDAPRAGSITVGGVPIAELTPDERRRRVLLVTQEHHVFLGTLRDNLAIAAPHADDDTLYAALHAIDAHWATELPAGLDTEVNTTALRLDAAQSQQIALARVILADPNTVILDEATAMLDPTTARHAERALAAVLEGRTVIAIAHRLHTAHDADRVAVLEAGSITELGDHDTLLAADGAYAALWRSWHGVAGTTEISSAPILTSTRHELSG from the coding sequence ATGACCACCGGCCCCCGAACCCCCGACGACCCGACCCGGCTCCCCATCGCCGACGCACCCGCCACCCGACGAGCGATCTGGAATCTGCTCGCCCACGACCGACGGGCCATGGCCGTCGTCATCACCCTGACCGGCCTCGCCGCCGCAGCAGGTCTCGCCACTCCGAGACTGGTCGGCGCGATCGTGGACCGCATCGAAGCGGGCACCGACACCACAACGCTGGACCTACTCGGCGTGGCACTGCTCGGCTTCGCGATCGCCCAGTTCCTCCTCAACCGATTCGCCCGCTACGCCGCACACCGCTTCGGCGAACGCATACTGGCCCGCCTGCGCGAACAGTTCGTCCAACGCACCCTCGCACTACCGACCGACGTCGTCGAGAAAGCAGGCCCCGGTGATCTGCTGACCCGCAGCTCCGCCGACGTCGACACCGTCGGCGCAACATTGCGCGACGTCGGTCCCGGCGTGGTGCTGGCCGTCGCGCAGATCCTCTTCGTCCTCGCCGCGATCGCTCTGCTCGACCCGCTACTCGGCCTCTGCGTCTTCGCCGCCACGCCCGCGTTGCTGCTGATCATGCGCTGGTACCTCCGTCGGGCACGCACCGCCTATCTCGCCGAGGGCGCTGCGAACTCGACGATGGCCGAAGCGCTCGCCGCCACCGCGGACGGCGCGGCAACGGTGGAATCCTTCCGGCTTCAGAACCAGCGGATCGACGAGGGCAACCGACAGGTGGCCACCGTCTACAACGCCAGGAAACGCACCCTGTTCCTGCGCAGCGTGCTGTTCCCCGTCATGGATTTCTCCTACGGGATCCCACTGGCCGTCGTTCTGCTCATCGGCGGTCTCCGCCACGTCGAGGGCGCCATCGGCCTCGGCACGGTGATCGCCGCCAGCCTCTACGTGCTCCAACTCAGCGACCCGCTGGACGAACTCCTCGAACACATGGAATTCCTCCAGCGAAGCACCGCAGCCCTCGCCCGCATCGAGGGCGTCGGTGCCGTCACCGAATCCCCACGACCACACCGAACCGCAGCCCCCACCGACGACAGCATCGACGTCGTCGCCGTCCGACACGCCTACCGCGACGACCACGACGTCCTGCACGACGTCGACCTCACGGTGCGGCCGGGGGAGCGCCTGGCACTCGTCGGCCCCTCCGGCGCCGGGAAATCCACTCTCGGCAGACTGCTGGCCGGAATCGACGCACCACGCGCGGGAAGCATCACCGTCGGCGGCGTTCCCATCGCGGAACTGACACCGGATGAACGTCGCCGCCGCGTACTACTGGTGACCCAAGAACACCACGTCTTCCTCGGCACACTGCGCGACAACCTCGCGATCGCCGCACCCCACGCCGACGACGACACGCTCTACGCCGCCCTACACGCAATCGATGCCCACTGGGCCACCGAACTACCCGCAGGTTTGGACACCGAGGTCAACACCACGGCGCTGCGCCTCGATGCAGCCCAATCCCAACAGATCGCGCTGGCCAGAGTGATCCTGGCCGACCCGAACACCGTCATCCTCGACGAGGCCACCGCCATGCTGGACCCCACCACGGCCCGCCACGCCGAACGAGCACTGGCCGCAGTACTGGAAGGACGTACCGTCATCGCCATCGCCCACCGCCTGCACACCGCACACGACGCCGACCGCGTCGCCGTGCTCGAGGCGGGGTCGATCACCGAACTCGGCGACCACGACACGCTGCTGGCCGCCGATGGCGCCTACGCCGCGCTATGGCGCTCCTGGCACGGTGTGGCCGGGACCACCGAGATTTCCTCGGCACCGATCTTGACCTCCACTCGACACGAGCTTTCAGGATGA
- a CDS encoding GNAT family N-acetyltransferase produces the protein MPEQRQRPRVHATSDRLILRDFLASDAAAVHAFASDPLVTQFTDWGPNTVADTREFMAGVVAQAANEPRVEFSLAAVHAGTDRLIGSVSIGITCVERRHGALGFVFHRDFWSQGYATEATALLLQFGFGSLRLQRVSATCHPGNVASARVLEKSGMRFTERLTSHLFVRGAWRDSLVFAAVRQDG, from the coding sequence ATGCCTGAGCAGCGCCAACGACCGAGGGTCCATGCGACGAGTGACCGGTTGATCCTCCGGGACTTCCTCGCGTCCGATGCTGCTGCGGTGCACGCCTTCGCTAGTGATCCGTTGGTCACGCAGTTCACCGACTGGGGCCCGAACACGGTTGCGGATACGCGCGAATTCATGGCGGGTGTGGTAGCGCAGGCGGCGAATGAGCCGCGTGTCGAATTCAGCCTTGCCGCTGTGCATGCGGGGACGGATCGACTTATCGGGTCGGTGTCGATCGGAATCACCTGTGTGGAACGACGGCATGGCGCGCTCGGCTTTGTGTTCCACCGGGATTTCTGGTCGCAGGGCTATGCCACCGAGGCGACGGCGCTGCTGCTGCAATTCGGGTTCGGGTCCTTGCGGTTGCAGCGGGTCTCGGCGACCTGCCATCCAGGCAACGTTGCCTCGGCTCGGGTGTTGGAGAAATCCGGTATGCGGTTCACGGAGCGGCTGACCTCGCACTTGTTCGTGCGCGGCGCTTGGCGTGATTCCTTGGTGTTCGCTGCGGTGCGGCAGGACGGCTAG
- a CDS encoding NAD(P)-dependent oxidoreductase, with protein sequence MPESTTPSTATPVTIIGLGAMGTALANAFLDAGHSTTVWNRTAARATALAARGAHHAETVTEAIAASPLVIACVLDYDAFHETLAPATDALAGRALVNLTNGTPKQARETASWAADHRIDYLDGGIMAIPPGIATPDSFILYSGPLGTFEAHRSTLEVLGAANHVGTDHGLASLHDLALLTGMYGMFAGILQAFALIDSEGIPAGDLAPMLTNWLTGMAHSVAHYAQQIDTGDYETGVVSNLAMQSAGFANLVQAGEDQGVDVGLLRPLFELMRHQVAAGYGNGDVASVIELIRREERRQPAKSPGADKITRARRP encoded by the coding sequence GTGCCTGAATCGACTACCCCCTCAACCGCCACCCCGGTGACCATCATCGGGCTCGGGGCGATGGGCACCGCCCTCGCCAACGCCTTCCTCGACGCCGGACACTCGACCACCGTGTGGAACCGAACCGCCGCGAGAGCCACCGCACTGGCGGCCAGGGGCGCCCATCACGCCGAGACCGTTACCGAGGCCATCGCCGCCAGCCCACTCGTGATCGCGTGCGTGCTGGACTACGACGCCTTCCACGAGACCCTGGCTCCGGCGACCGACGCCCTCGCCGGGCGCGCCCTGGTCAACCTCACCAACGGCACCCCCAAACAAGCCCGCGAAACCGCCTCCTGGGCAGCAGACCACAGGATCGACTACCTCGACGGCGGCATCATGGCGATCCCGCCCGGGATCGCCACCCCGGACAGCTTCATCCTCTACAGCGGCCCGCTGGGCACATTCGAAGCCCACCGGTCCACGTTGGAGGTGCTGGGCGCGGCCAACCACGTCGGCACCGATCACGGCTTGGCGTCGTTACACGACCTTGCCCTGCTCACCGGCATGTACGGCATGTTCGCGGGGATCCTGCAGGCCTTCGCCTTGATCGACTCCGAGGGCATCCCGGCAGGCGACCTGGCACCGATGCTGACCAATTGGCTCACCGGAATGGCACACAGCGTCGCGCACTACGCCCAGCAGATCGACACCGGCGACTACGAAACCGGCGTCGTGTCCAACCTGGCCATGCAGTCCGCAGGTTTCGCCAATCTCGTGCAAGCAGGGGAGGACCAGGGCGTGGACGTCGGATTACTCCGGCCGCTCTTCGAACTCATGCGGCATCAGGTCGCGGCCGGATACGGCAACGGCGACGTCGCCAGCGTGATCGAACTGATCCGGCGCGAAGAACGCCGACAGCCGGCGAAGTCTCCCGGTGCCGACAAGATCACTCGCGCAAGGCGGCCGTAG
- a CDS encoding pyridoxamine 5'-phosphate oxidase family protein: MAPTRERTPRVRPTGQVEINSQAELTELIGEPLQRTANKARPTLHALDRDWLAAAPFCLIATADAQGHCDVSPKGDPPGFTLVLDDTTIAVPDRPGNRRVDGFHNILTNPQVGLIYLVPGRGDTLRINGRARLVSDAPFFDDMIVKGNRPRVAMIVDVEEVFYHCSKAFLRSQLWKPETWNPESIASRPRIAQALERPEDSLAELEAYYGPTYAEKMYG, translated from the coding sequence ATGGCTCCGACGCGGGAGAGGACCCCCAGAGTGCGACCGACCGGACAGGTAGAGATCAATTCCCAGGCCGAACTCACCGAACTGATCGGCGAGCCCCTCCAGCGCACGGCGAACAAGGCACGCCCCACCCTGCACGCCCTCGACCGTGACTGGTTGGCCGCCGCGCCCTTCTGCCTCATCGCCACCGCAGACGCCCAAGGCCACTGCGATGTGTCACCCAAAGGCGACCCGCCCGGCTTCACCCTCGTACTCGACGACACCACCATCGCCGTCCCAGACCGCCCCGGAAACCGCCGCGTCGACGGCTTCCACAACATCCTGACCAACCCGCAGGTCGGCCTGATCTACCTCGTCCCGGGCCGAGGCGACACACTGCGCATCAACGGCCGGGCCCGGCTGGTCAGCGACGCCCCCTTCTTCGACGACATGATCGTCAAAGGCAACCGCCCGAGGGTCGCGATGATCGTGGACGTCGAGGAGGTCTTCTACCACTGCTCCAAAGCATTCCTGCGATCACAGCTATGGAAGCCCGAGACCTGGAACCCCGAGTCCATCGCCTCCCGCCCCCGCATCGCCCAGGCCCTGGAACGACCGGAAGACAGCCTCGCCGAACTGGAGGCCTATTACGGCCCCACCTACGCCGAGAAGATGTACGGCTGA
- a CDS encoding RidA family protein, with protein sequence MTQHASTFPDRRLSMPHVITNPTELHDPTAFGYSHVVEAPTSGLVFISGQYASDVHGDVVSTDFATQVEKAFANLGTALAAVGLGFGDVVRLGSNIVDHDAERFNALLPVLTRIWGDRPPAHTLVGVAKLAMPGMLFEVEATAVRS encoded by the coding sequence ATGACGCAGCACGCAAGCACATTCCCGGACCGGAGGCTCTCCATGCCGCACGTCATCACCAATCCAACGGAACTGCACGACCCCACCGCATTCGGCTACAGCCATGTCGTCGAGGCACCGACGAGCGGGCTGGTCTTCATCTCCGGCCAATACGCATCCGACGTGCACGGCGACGTCGTCTCCACCGACTTCGCCACCCAGGTCGAGAAGGCATTCGCGAATCTGGGCACCGCACTGGCCGCAGTCGGGCTCGGTTTCGGCGATGTCGTCCGCCTCGGCAGCAACATCGTGGACCACGACGCCGAACGCTTCAACGCACTCCTCCCGGTACTCACCCGCATCTGGGGCGATCGCCCACCGGCGCACACGCTCGTCGGCGTCGCCAAGCTAGCCATGCCAGGCATGCTCTTCGAGGTCGAAGCGACCGCAGTGCGCAGCTGA
- a CDS encoding pyridoxamine 5'-phosphate oxidase family protein, translating into MTDTDRTGTLHAGFSSPDATAQPWSLVLETLAEAEVFWISTVRPDGQPHVTPLIAVWRDGALYFCTGGDEVKARNLAANPECVLTTGCNRMGSGFDVVVQGRAVSVTDEARLAVVAGDYESKYGWVFRVEDGRFVGASGNVAEVFEVRPVTVYGYGRGAQYSATSWRFSS; encoded by the coding sequence ATGACGGACACGGACCGGACGGGAACGCTGCACGCGGGATTCAGCAGCCCCGATGCGACGGCACAACCGTGGTCTCTGGTGCTTGAGACATTGGCGGAGGCGGAGGTCTTCTGGATCTCGACGGTGCGCCCCGACGGCCAGCCGCATGTCACGCCGCTCATCGCGGTGTGGCGGGATGGTGCGTTGTACTTCTGCACCGGTGGTGACGAGGTCAAGGCCCGTAATCTGGCGGCGAATCCGGAGTGTGTGCTGACCACCGGGTGCAACCGGATGGGTTCGGGTTTCGATGTGGTGGTGCAGGGGCGGGCCGTGTCGGTCACCGATGAGGCCCGTCTGGCTGTGGTGGCCGGTGACTATGAGAGCAAGTACGGCTGGGTGTTCCGGGTCGAGGATGGCCGGTTCGTCGGGGCGTCGGGCAATGTCGCCGAGGTGTTCGAGGTCCGCCCGGTGACGGTGTACGGCTATGGGCGTGGCGCCCAGTACAGCGCGACGAGTTGGCGGTTCTCCAGCTGA
- a CDS encoding TetR/AcrR family transcriptional regulator, which yields MSETPRRQRWDAARNRARLLAVAREVFAAKGLSADVREVARRADVGIATLYRHFPTKDDLVLATVEKDLAEWAEAIEIATATEDAWFGLTLLIEQTLAVMARHRAVLEGLSYPATAPAGFAHRLETLHRMLDGLVDRAHRQGTLRLDVSSVDVGLLIFALGRIVQLTVAGTDGRVPGSADDAALPSVEGARSVGAGSKAGIGRTDAANAVWRRHTGLVLDGLHTHAVRA from the coding sequence GTGTCCGAGACTCCGCGTCGCCAGCGGTGGGATGCCGCGCGAAACCGTGCCCGACTCCTTGCGGTGGCGCGGGAGGTGTTCGCGGCCAAGGGTTTGAGCGCCGATGTTCGGGAGGTGGCTCGGCGTGCCGATGTCGGCATTGCGACCCTGTATCGGCACTTCCCCACCAAAGACGATCTTGTCTTGGCGACGGTCGAGAAAGATCTCGCCGAGTGGGCCGAGGCCATTGAGATCGCGACGGCCACCGAGGATGCGTGGTTCGGTCTCACGCTGCTCATCGAGCAGACTTTGGCGGTGATGGCCAGGCATCGGGCGGTTCTGGAGGGTCTGTCCTATCCCGCTACGGCGCCTGCGGGTTTCGCGCATCGTCTGGAAACCTTGCATCGGATGCTCGACGGACTGGTCGATCGGGCGCATCGGCAGGGCACGCTTCGGCTGGACGTGTCCTCGGTCGATGTCGGGTTGTTGATCTTCGCGTTGGGGCGGATCGTGCAGCTCACGGTGGCGGGCACCGATGGTCGGGTTCCGGGCTCCGCTGATGATGCCGCGTTGCCCTCTGTGGAGGGCGCTCGATCGGTCGGTGCTGGGTCGAAGGCGGGTATCGGTCGGACCGATGCGGCGAATGCGGTGTGGCGAAGACACACCGGCCTGGTGCTCGATGGTTTGCATACCCACGCGGTTCGGGCGTGA
- a CDS encoding ABC transporter ATP-binding protein: MRRRPPYPDPGEPDLRGPGRYLWWLITAHPRRATAAVLWSTVWMLCLMLPAYLLSRAVDDGLRAGDLTALSWWTASILAITLINALLGLMRHRTMTLLRMDVSLRTVQLVTRHTTRLGAALSRKVTTGEVVTIGATDLTHIGHAMTALGPGLGAVAAYLGVAAVLLSISPLLAVVVLLGVPLLCLAVGPLLNRLQTTQTRYREQQGALSNRAGDIVAGLRVLCGIGGKDEFAHRYRTASAALQAEGMHVSAVSSWIQALSTGLPSLFLIAVTWLAARMVIAGEITVGEMIAVYGYVAALIVPVYFLIEGAGDLASGLVACRRVTAVLALTPLVDDHPDPLPGPTEPAVLHDPESGVTIAPGSFTVLVTARRDEALPVMDRLARRIDSESTWGDTPLNRMSLTETRSRILLADDDAYLFAGTLRDIVTAGRQHDDDTVTDALHTAAADDILLGLPHGLDSTVQTQGRDLSGGQQQRLRLSRAVLAEPEVLLLVEPTSAVDAHTEAAIARRLHTARTGSTTLVATTSPLMLDHADQVVLLDAGRVHATGDHRDLLATNAHYRRLVQRDDDQQPITITHPEKTPHTEGAAR, translated from the coding sequence ATGCGTCGCCGCCCCCCGTACCCCGACCCCGGGGAACCCGACCTTCGCGGACCAGGCCGATACCTGTGGTGGCTGATCACCGCACATCCCCGCCGAGCCACGGCAGCCGTGCTCTGGAGCACCGTGTGGATGTTGTGCCTCATGCTGCCCGCCTACCTGCTCTCCCGCGCCGTCGACGACGGACTGCGCGCCGGTGACCTCACCGCCTTGAGCTGGTGGACCGCCTCGATCCTGGCGATCACCCTGATCAACGCCCTACTCGGCCTGATGCGGCACCGAACCATGACCCTGCTGCGCATGGACGTCTCCCTGCGCACCGTCCAACTCGTCACCCGCCACACCACCCGACTCGGCGCCGCACTCTCGCGCAAGGTGACCACCGGCGAGGTCGTCACCATCGGAGCCACCGACCTCACCCACATCGGCCACGCCATGACAGCCCTCGGCCCCGGCCTCGGCGCCGTAGCCGCCTACCTGGGCGTCGCAGCCGTCCTGCTGTCCATCTCCCCGCTACTCGCCGTGGTCGTCCTGCTCGGCGTACCCCTGCTGTGTCTGGCCGTCGGACCACTACTGAACAGACTCCAGACGACCCAGACTCGCTACCGCGAACAACAGGGCGCGCTGAGCAACCGAGCGGGCGACATCGTCGCCGGGCTCAGAGTGCTCTGCGGAATCGGCGGCAAAGACGAGTTCGCCCACCGCTACCGCACAGCCTCCGCAGCACTCCAAGCCGAAGGCATGCACGTCAGCGCCGTCAGCAGCTGGATCCAGGCGCTCTCCACCGGGCTGCCGTCGTTGTTCCTCATCGCGGTGACCTGGTTGGCAGCACGCATGGTCATCGCAGGCGAGATCACCGTCGGCGAGATGATCGCCGTCTACGGCTACGTCGCCGCCCTCATCGTCCCCGTCTACTTCCTCATCGAAGGCGCAGGCGACCTCGCCAGCGGACTGGTCGCCTGCCGACGAGTCACCGCTGTCCTCGCCCTCACCCCGCTGGTCGACGATCACCCCGACCCACTACCGGGCCCCACCGAACCCGCCGTCCTTCACGACCCCGAATCAGGAGTGACCATCGCACCGGGCTCCTTCACGGTCCTGGTCACCGCCCGCCGCGACGAGGCCCTCCCCGTCATGGACCGCCTCGCCCGCCGCATCGACTCCGAGAGCACCTGGGGCGACACACCCCTGAACCGGATGTCCCTGACCGAGACCCGCAGCCGCATCCTCCTCGCCGACGACGACGCCTACCTCTTCGCCGGAACCCTGCGCGACATCGTCACCGCAGGCCGGCAACACGACGACGACACCGTCACCGACGCCCTGCACACCGCGGCAGCCGACGACATCCTGCTCGGACTACCGCACGGACTGGACTCCACCGTGCAAACCCAGGGCCGGGATCTGTCCGGCGGCCAACAACAACGCCTCCGCCTGTCCCGTGCCGTCCTCGCCGAACCCGAGGTCCTGCTGCTCGTCGAACCCACCTCCGCAGTCGATGCACACACCGAGGCCGCCATCGCCCGCCGCCTGCACACCGCCCGCACCGGCTCGACCACGCTCGTGGCCACCACCTCACCCCTGATGTTGGACCACGCCGACCAGGTCGTCCTCCTCGACGCAGGACGCGTCCACGCCACCGGCGACCACCGCGACCTCCTCGCCACCAACGCCCACTACCGCAGACTCGTACAACGCGACGACGACCAACAACCGATCACCATCACCCACCCCGAGAAGACACCACACACCGAGGGTGCCGCCCGATGA
- a CDS encoding VOC family protein, producing MPQENVRVNPTAVRGVRRLELLTPDPARSVEFHADLHGWVVLAQANDRFSCWVGERRTAHVRRPRPGERAGWHIVFGGGQRRGPRTLTDDGSGLHAILDTGRVTHGPWAPEPREGEPCWAELVTADPARSDAYWAANAGWDADPGDDQANAVYQVDGRAVAGRRTAATDHAVGWICYLASPDIVQSVQRAVELGGRVQSGPGFTSVGHTAVVSCPDGFSHAMVENPGIWAGALTGQPAIPPAG from the coding sequence ATGCCGCAGGAGAACGTCCGCGTGAATCCCACCGCCGTACGGGGTGTTCGTCGCCTCGAACTGCTCACCCCCGATCCCGCGAGATCCGTGGAGTTCCACGCCGACCTGCACGGTTGGGTCGTGCTCGCCCAAGCCAACGACCGCTTCAGCTGCTGGGTCGGCGAACGCCGCACCGCACACGTCCGCAGACCGAGACCGGGGGAGAGAGCAGGCTGGCATATCGTCTTCGGCGGCGGCCAACGCCGAGGACCGCGGACCCTTACCGACGACGGAAGCGGCCTGCACGCCATCCTGGACACCGGTCGCGTCACCCACGGACCGTGGGCGCCCGAGCCGCGAGAAGGCGAACCCTGCTGGGCCGAGCTGGTCACCGCCGACCCCGCCCGATCCGACGCCTACTGGGCCGCAAACGCGGGCTGGGACGCCGACCCCGGCGACGATCAGGCCAACGCCGTGTACCAGGTCGACGGCCGTGCCGTCGCGGGACGCCGCACCGCCGCTACCGATCACGCCGTCGGCTGGATCTGCTACCTCGCCAGCCCGGACATCGTGCAGTCGGTGCAACGCGCCGTCGAACTCGGCGGTCGCGTCCAGAGTGGACCCGGCTTCACCTCGGTGGGCCATACCGCCGTCGTGAGCTGCCCAGACGGCTTCTCCCACGCCATGGTGGAGAACCCCGGCATCTGGGCGGGTGCCCTGACCGGACAGCCCGCGATCCCGCCTGCGGGCTGA